In Blattabacterium cuenoti, the genomic stretch CAACCCATCCTAATATAATAAAAGGAAAAATCAAAATATTTATATATGTGAAAAATTCGGCAATAGTTCCAATTTCTTTTATTTCTCCATCAAAGTATTTTTTTCCTCCAAAGAAAAGAATCAACAAATGACAAGTTCCTATAAAAAATGTAATAATAGAAGATAATATAGTATCAATTTTCGCTAATTCTATATTTTTTTTTTGATATTTTAATATAATTTTCCTATGTTTTTCTTGAAAAAAAGATTCGGATACAAATGATTTGATGATGTGAATTCCTGAAAAAGTTTCTTGTATAAAGGAACAAATAAAAGATTGAAAATTTTGAACTTCTTCGCTTTTATTAGTAATATAAATACTAATATAATAAATAGAAATAAAAAGAATAGGAATAGGTAATATGACATAAAAAGTTAATATTTTATTAATGCGAAACATTTGCATAAATACCATGACAAAAAGAACAAAAAGATTTAAAAAATACATCATTCCAGGACCTATATATTGTCTGATAAAAGAAACATCTTCTGTCAGACGATTCATTAAATCCCCTGTAGAATTTTTTTTATAAAAAGATAAACTCAGTTTTTGATAATGTGAAAAAATTTCATTTTTTATATCAAATTCTATCATCCTAGATGTAGTAATTATACATTGTCGCATGTGATATTTAACAAATCCACCTATAATTGGAATTATTAATATAATACTGGTACAAATGCAAATATCTTTTTTTAAAGAAAAAGAATCTGATGCATTTGAAAAATTCGTAAATAGATCTTTTATAGTATTAACAGACTTTCCTATATATGGAATAGGAAATAAAGTTAGAAAATTTGATATTAATATTAATAAAAATCCTATACATAAACGTAATTTGTATTTTTGGCAATATCGTTTACTAAACGAAAATAAATCACTCATATAACATGCAAAAATACAAACTTTTTAAGTTTGATTTTTATTTATATAATTATACATACTATAAAAATTTTATTGTGCATAAAATCAACATTATTATAATAAAAAAATGTCAATAAGACGTCTCTTTAGAATAAGAAGTTTACAATTTTTATATGCTCAACATTTATCTAAAATGGATTCAAATAAAGTTGAAGAAAAAATGCTTCAAAATATTGAATTGTTGCATCATTTATATATTTTTCTTCTTTATTTAATTTTAAAAATTAGAGAAAATGTTTTGGAGAAAAATTTTTATTATCAAACAGAAATCACTCAAAAATTTGCATATAATTCAGTGATAAAAATATTATCCAAAAACAAATATTTAATAAAAGAATATCACTATACAAAAAATTCTGAAAAAATATTATGGAATCAACAAGATGAATATATCTTTATATTATTAAAAGAAATGCAAAAAAAATCAAATTTTTTCAAAAAAGATTTCAGACAATCCTCTTCTTCTTTTGAAGGAGAAAAAATGTTTCTAATTAACTATTATAAAAGTTTTGTAATTCCAAATAAAAAATTAATAGAATATATAGAAGATTTATATTATATTAATGGAGAAGAGGATTTATATTTAGCTCATAATATGGTATGTAAAACCTTACAATTTATCAATTATTCTACACCTAAAAATTTTAAATTATATAACATTTATAAAAATAACGATAATAAAAAATTTATTATTGATTTGTATAGAAACACTATTTTTCATAGAGAAGAATTTAATGATTTAATTAAAGAGACATCAGATAATTGGGATATAAAAAGAATAGCAATCATAGACTTGATTATATTGCAAATGGCTATTTGTGAATTTTTATATTTTCCGAATATTCCTCCTAAAGCAACTATGAATGAATACATAGAAATTACAAAAATTTTTTGTATGGATAAAAGTAAAGTTTTTATTAATGGAATATTAGATCAAATATTTAA encodes the following:
- a CDS encoding ABC transporter ATP-binding protein — translated: MSDLFSFSKRYCQKYKLRLCIGFLLILISNFLTLFPIPYIGKSVNTIKDLFTNFSNASDSFSLKKDICICTSIILIIPIIGGFVKYHMRQCIITTSRMIEFDIKNEIFSHYQKLSLSFYKKNSTGDLMNRLTEDVSFIRQYIGPGMMYFLNLFVLFVMVFMQMFRINKILTFYVILPIPILFISIYYISIYITNKSEEVQNFQSFICSFIQETFSGIHIIKSFVSESFFQEKHRKIILKYQKKNIELAKIDTILSSIITFFIGTCHLLILFFGGKKYFDGEIKEIGTIAEFFTYINILIFPFIILGWVVSIVERAKVSQVRINEFLKEKPEISNNNLIKTKIFGEIQFKNVSFYYDKINDQNHIVSKISFTLMKGKTLILTGETGSGKTTIGRLISRLYDPSQGDILVDNLSLKNHNLYDFRNHIGYVPQESFLFSDSIYNNIALGSVNKVAPCKVYDAARIAMIENEIFNFKNGYETVIGERGITLSGGQKQRICIARAIIRNPKIIIFDDSFSSIDQKTRKLIIHYIKKKMKYSTIIIITHDTSYISDFDLFIVLKNGKISRIENKKFFL
- the nusB gene encoding transcription antitermination factor NusB — translated: MSIRRLFRIRSLQFLYAQHLSKMDSNKVEEKMLQNIELLHHLYIFLLYLILKIRENVLEKNFYYQTEITQKFAYNSVIKILSKNKYLIKEYHYTKNSEKILWNQQDEYIFILLKEMQKKSNFFKKDFRQSSSSFEGEKMFLINYYKSFVIPNKKLIEYIEDLYYINGEEDLYLAHNMVCKTLQFINYSTPKNFKLYNIYKNNDNKKFIIDLYRNTIFHREEFNDLIKETSDNWDIKRIAIIDLIILQMAICEFLYFPNIPPKATMNEYIEITKIFCMDKSKVFINGILDQIFKFLYKKNKIFKIGKGLM